In Dermacentor variabilis isolate Ectoservices chromosome 11, ASM5094787v1, whole genome shotgun sequence, one genomic interval encodes:
- the LOC142563185 gene encoding uncharacterized protein LOC142563185 yields MISQMESVSNTLEQRRLNLRNELRTLEDENSQLKKALFRERRKTLNKKANDSPLLGERMISPPPPFYRGESNVDYDSLRQFLFAPTILRFPPADENDSLADFLFDGPDSSASTSKVSTVFGATPGTSGKAKRGRGGSPTGWSASNVMGGKRSGSLKRGWGTAAARARPRPLLRTLTGVETGGASSSAAPVPALNDVMLLGGSAPAMTPIALTPPPLPALEQNEIDDLAQRLRNRNNKFAGKKEEAFTIIEWNASID; encoded by the exons ATGATCTCGCAGATGGAGTCCGTCTCCAATACGCTCGAGCAGAGACGGCTCAACTTGAGGAACGAGCTGCGCACCTTGGAAGACGAGAACTCGCAGCTCAAGAAGGCGCTCTTCCGCGAGCGCCGCAAGACGCTCAACAAGAAGGCGAACGATTCGCCGCTTCTTGGAGAGCGGATGATATCGCCTCCCCCGCCCTTTTACCGTGGGGAGAGCAACGTGGACTACGACTCGCTGCGTCAGTTCCTGTTCGCCCCGACGATTCTCAG ATTCCCACCTGCGGACGAGAACGACTCATTGGCAGACTTCCTGTTTGATGGCCCTGATAGCAGCGCCTCTACGTCCAAGGTCAGCACTGTCTTCGGCGCCACTCCTGGAACTTCTGGAAAGGCCAAGAGAGGGCGCGGAGGTTCGCCCACCGGCTGGAGCGCCAGCAACGTGATGG GCGGTAAGCGTTCCGGCAGCCTCAAGCGAGGTTGGGGAACCGCAGCGGCGCGGGCCAGGCCCCGACCCCTCTTGCGCACCCTGACCGGAGTCGAGACGGGCGGCGCGAGCTCCAGCGCGGCGCCTGTGCCCGCGTTGAATGACGTCATGCTCCTGGGAGGCTCAGCGCCCGCCATGACGCCCATCGCGCTGACGCCTCCGCCCCTGCCTGCCTTGGAACAAAACGAGATCGACGATCTGGCGCAGAGGCTCCGCAACCGCAACAACAAGTTCGCGGGCAAAAAAGAGGAGGCGTTCACCATCATAGAATGGAACGCTTCTATCGACTGA